Proteins encoded in a region of the Anaerolineae bacterium genome:
- a CDS encoding DUF393 domain-containing protein, whose product MQQKFYPIPYQQCPWPPMTPQLYAACQQAAHVITTEGRIIKAGRASLFVLAEVSYPRWLVRPFTWPPLIWFVECGYRVVANHRSFFDRFLFTGETDEQS is encoded by the coding sequence GTGCAACAAAAATTTTATCCTATACCCTACCAACAATGTCCCTGGCCGCCGATGACGCCGCAGCTCTACGCGGCCTGCCAGCAGGCAGCGCATGTGATTACCACGGAAGGGCGAATTATCAAAGCTGGCCGGGCCAGCCTGTTTGTTCTGGCAGAGGTTAGTTATCCCCGTTGGCTGGTGCGCCCCTTCACCTGGCCGCCCCTGATATGGTTTGTAGAGTGTGGCTACCGGGTGGTGGCCAACCATCGTTCTTTTTTTGACCGATTTCTTTTTACCGGGGAAACCGACGAGCAATCTTAG